A single region of the Halorussus gelatinilyticus genome encodes:
- a CDS encoding twin-arginine translocation signal domain-containing protein, which translates to MVHGHGERNISDEQRREFLKALGAGGAVAAGGATLGDVRDAIESGTSDELASVGEAIRNDLAGSLDADLLAKGRADLAGAAADLTAVPDRGVPGMNEGPREEFAAVASAARPTYEHLGEVGFFESTTERLPEFAPEYIEDSVRRFVVSDGAATLSDHGFSEQELVDLLATVVGHRERIGERHWVATDQLPREQMEMVEHVPAMTKAAAGGVLLWLEDLDEHIWTNAVLLTDDILADAAWDARAMAAGFDLMADGARRIAEADGTGDEELAGLLSSGFALQTIAQNLLPEDAYWIDEQARAERNNDLEIPN; encoded by the coding sequence ATGGTTCACGGCCACGGAGAGCGGAACATTTCTGACGAACAGCGCCGGGAGTTCCTCAAGGCACTCGGTGCCGGGGGCGCGGTCGCGGCCGGGGGCGCGACCCTCGGCGACGTCCGGGACGCAATCGAATCGGGAACGAGCGACGAACTCGCGTCCGTCGGCGAAGCCATCCGAAACGACTTGGCGGGGTCGCTCGACGCCGACCTGCTGGCGAAGGGACGCGCCGACCTCGCCGGTGCGGCGGCCGACCTGACCGCAGTACCCGACCGGGGAGTCCCCGGCATGAACGAGGGGCCGCGCGAGGAGTTCGCCGCGGTCGCGTCCGCCGCCCGCCCGACCTACGAACACCTCGGCGAAGTCGGCTTCTTCGAGAGCACGACCGAGCGACTGCCGGAGTTCGCGCCCGAGTACATCGAGGACAGCGTTCGCCGATTCGTCGTGAGCGACGGGGCGGCCACGCTGTCTGACCACGGCTTCTCCGAGCAGGAACTCGTAGACCTGCTGGCGACGGTGGTGGGCCACCGCGAGCGCATCGGCGAGCGCCACTGGGTCGCCACCGACCAACTCCCCCGCGAGCAGATGGAGATGGTCGAACACGTCCCCGCGATGACGAAGGCGGCCGCGGGCGGCGTCCTGCTCTGGTTGGAGGACTTGGACGAACACATCTGGACGAACGCGGTGTTACTGACCGACGACATCCTGGCCGACGCGGCGTGGGACGCCCGCGCGATGGCGGCCGGGTTCGACCTGATGGCCGACGGCGCGCGGCGCATCGCCGAAGCCGACGGTACGGGCGACGAGGAACTCGCGGGCTTGCTGTCGTCCGGGTTCGCGCTACAGACCATCGCGCAGAACCTGCTGCCCGAGGACGCCTACTGGATAGACGAGCAGGCCCGCGCCGAGCGAAACAACGACTTGGAGATTCCTAACTAA